The DNA segment TGGAAACGCAATAAGGCTCGTAAAGCGACAGCTCAAAAGTGGTTGCATAAAGTTGGTATTAAAAACGCTGAAGAGGTCATGAGCAGTTATGCTTGGGAGCTTTCTGCCGGTGAATGCCAAAAAGTGATGATTGCTATGGCGATTGCTAATCAGCCACGCCTGTTGATTGCCGATGAGCCAACAGATTCGATGGAGCTCAGCACTCAAGCACAGATATTTAGATTACTGAGTAAGCTTAATCAGCTACACAATGTGTCCATTTTGCTGATTAGCCATGAATTAGAGACCCTATCAGGTTGGTGCGATCAACTCACGGTTCTATACAGTGGCCAAGTGATGGAGTCAGGACCAACATCCGAAGTTCTTGAGCAGCCTTTTCACCCTTATACTAAAGCTCTACTCGACAACATGCCTGACTACTCAGGTGTTTTAGCCCACAAGTCGGTTATGAAAACCTTGCCAGGCTCGGCACCAGCATTGCAACACCTTCCCATAGGTTGTCGACTCGGGCCGCGCTGCCCACAAGCACAGAAGCGTTGCGTCAGTAAACCTAGCTTATGTCGTAAAAAAGACCGCTATTTTGCGTGTCATTTCCCCTATCACAGTGAGCCATGTAATGACGACACCACTTCTTAAAGTTAACGATCTAAGCAAGAGCTATTTCGCTGGTTATAAACGTTTTAAGCGTCAATATAACAAAGCGCTTTCACCGGTATCATTTGAGTTAAACCAAGGTGAAACTTTGGCGATTGTTGGCGAAGCTGGCTCAGGCAAAAGTACCATCGCTCGAATCTTGGTCGGTGCAGAAATCAGAAGTGGCGGAGAGATCTTCTTCGAAGGTGAACCATTAGATAAACACGATCTGAAACAGCGCTGCCGCCTTATTCGAATGATTTTTCAGGACCCAAATACCTCGCTCAATCCAAGACTAACAATTGGCGAGTTATTGGATGAACCTTTAAAGTTTAATACCAAGCTCAATAGCAGTGAACGCAAGGCTCAGGTTATTGATAAGCTAAGAAAAGTTGGCCTACTACCCGAACATGTTGAATTTTACCCGCATATGATCTCTGAGGGCCAGAAACAGCGTGTAGCAGTAGCAAGAGCGTTAATGCTGGATCCAAAAATCATTATTGCCGACGAAGCCTTAACTGCGCTTGATCTATCAGTAAGATCGCAGATTTTAAACTTGCTGCTCGAACTGCAACAAGATATGGGCTTATCTTATATTTTCGTTTCCCATAATATGAATATTATTCGCCATGTTAGTGACAAAATCATGGTGCTTAAAAAAGGTGTAATGGTCGAGAAGGCAACTACAGAGCAGTTATTTAACGCGCCTAAACATGAATACACTCAAAGACTGATCCAAGAGCAAAGCTTGTTTACTCGCAAAAAATAAGCAACTATCTTACTTGCTGCTTTACTGTGCATAAACCGTTGATTTATGCCTCTAAGGCTTGTTTTTAAGTCAGTAAACTGCTCCAACCACTGTGAAAAAAGCCGATTTTTAAGAAAAACGAGTGCCATTTGATGTCGGTTTAATTATCCTAGAGACAATTTTTTAAGAGAATCAAAAAATATGATCATCAAACCTAGAATCCGTGGTTTTATTTGTACTACGACCCATCCTGTTGGCTGTGAAGCCAATGTTCTTGAGCAAATCAACTTTACCAAAGCTAAAGGTAAAATAGCTAACGGCCCTAAAAAGGTATTAGTGATAGGCTCGTCTAGTGGATACGGTCTTTCTTCACGCATCACAGCCGCTTTTGGTAGCGATGCCGCCACGTTAGGTGTATTTTTTGAAAAGCCAAGTACAGAAACTAAACCTGGTACTGCGGGCTGGTATAACTCTGCTGCATTTGACAAGTTTGCTAAAGCTGAAGGACTCTATTCTAAAAGCATCAACTGTGATGCATTCAGCCACCAAGCTAAGCAAAAAGCCATTGAGCTTATCAAGCAAGACTTAGGTCAAGTGGACATGGTGGTTTATTCACTCGCCTCTCCGGTGCGTAAAATGCCTGACACTGGTGAGCTTATTCGCTCTTCACTAAAGCCAATCGGTGAAACTTACACAGCAACGGCTGTAGACACCAACAAAGACATCATCATCGAAGCAACTGTAGAGCCTGCGAGTGAGCAAGAAATTGCCGATACCGTTACCGTTATGGGCGGCGAAGATTGGGAACTGTGGATGCAAGCCTTGTCTGAAGCTGGCGTATTAACAGACAACTGCAAAACCGTTGCTTACAGCTACATTGGTACCGAGCTAACTTGGCCTATCTACTGGCATGGCGCTCTTGGTAAAGCCAAGATGGACTTGGACCGCGCCGCTCATGCGTTAGACGCTAAGCTTTCAGCAACTGGCGGCAGTGCTAACGTTGCAGTGCTAAAGAGTGTAGTGACTCAAGCAAGCTCGGCAATCCCTGTCATGCCGCTTTATATCGCAATGGTATTTAAGAAGATGCGCGCTGAAGGCCTACATGAAGGCTGTATCGAACAAATTAACCGTATGTTCAGCGAGCGTTTATTTAAAGCTGATGGCACTGCGGCAGATGTGGATGATTCAAATCGCCTACGCCTTGATGACTGGGAGCTTCGTGAAGAGATCCAGCAGCATTGCCGTGATATGTGGCCACTAGTGACTACCGAAAACTTGGCAGAGTTGACCGATTACCGTGAATACAAAGAAGAGTTTCTAAAACTGTTCGGATTTGGCATCGAAGGTATCGACTATGAAGCGGACGTTAACCCAAACGTTAAGTTTGATGTAGTTTCAATCTAAATCACCTCGTGATTTAGCCAATACTAACCTGTATTGAAGTAAACGCCGCAATGTAATATTGCGGCGTTTTTTATTGTGTCTTCACAACATGCATGCCTAGCGGGTTTGTTATTATGGCTATCGATGAGAGCTGTTGACGCATCGTTATTGGATCATCAGCGACTCACCACACAGAATCATGAAGAAAAGCAACAGCAAGCTTTTAATCTTTATCTTCGTGCTCTTCGTGCTCTTCGTGAAAGCGACGCGCTTCGTGGTGAAATTAGCTAATACACGTCCATAAAAAAACCGGCTTCAGCCGGTTTTTTATTGCCTCATATGAGACTCACTTCTATTTATTCAGTAGTGCTGACTCAGTAGCTCTTACTCAGCAACTGGGTAAAGTACTTCACCCTTAGCCTTTAGAGACGCGATAACCGCACGGTAATCGTTTTCACTGTACTGGGAGTTCAAACGTTGTTTAAGCGCTTCAAGAAGGCTTGCATCAACATCTTCAGCAGCATTAACTTGCTTCAACACTACGACTGCGTAGCCATTTGCAAGCGCTACGGTATCAACAGAAGCCTTGTCGCTTGGCTGTGCCATAGAGAACGCCTTATTTACAATCGCGCCATCAACGTCTTGCTCAAAACGTGCAAGCTTATCTTTAACGATAAAGTCTGAGGTAACGCCTGAGGCTTCAACCGCAGTCATCAGCTCTTGAGCTTGCTTGCGTGCTGCTTCATTAGCTTGCTCTTGCTTTAAACGGTTAGCGATTGCATTGCGAACGTCAGCTAAGTCCATAGTGCCCGCAGCTTTATGGGTATTCACGCGAATAACCACCACATGGTTTGGCTCTACTTCTAACACATCGCTATTCATACCATCCAGTAACACATTCGAAGAGAATGCTTCTTTTAGCAAGTCAGGATTGCTAAATAGTTCTGGTGGATTAGTACGTGCAAATTCAACAGTTGTCTTAACCTCAACACCTAAATCTTTCGCCGCATCGACTAGCGTATCAGGCACTTCGTAGCTGGTATCGGCTAACACTTGCTGTAACTCGTAGAATTTGTCTACCGCTTGCTTCTCTTGAAGTTGAGCAATGATTTTTTCTTTAACGTCAGCAAATGGGGCCTCTGCACCGGCTTGGATATCCAACAACTTAATAATGTGATAACCAAAGTTTGTTTTCACAACATTTGAATAGTCACCTTTATTAAGTGCAAACAGTGCGGTGTCAAACTCAGGCTCCATAACACCCGCTTCAAACCAATCTAGTTGACCACCCTGCTCACCGCTAAAAGTATCTTCAGATTCTGTCTTTGCAAGTTCTGCGAAGTCAGCACCGTCTTGAAGTTGCTTATAGATAGCTTCGGCTTTCGCTTTAGCCGCTGCGTCATCGTCACCAGCTTGAACAAGGATATGCGCCGCTAAGCGCTTCTCAGCTTGTGTGTAGTTAGCTTTATGCTCGTCATAATAAGCTTGTGCGTCAGCATCGGTTACTTTTACATCTTTAGCTAGATCTTTTGCATCAAGCTCGATGTAGTCAAGACTAACGACTTCTGGACGAATAAATTGGTCTAGATTTGAATCGTAATAAGTCTTGATCTGCTCATCGGTAACACTGATGTCAGCTAGGAAAGGAGTCGCATCGATAACCTTGTAGTCGATATCACGTGTCTGACCTTGAAGATCGGCCAAATACTTGGCTTCACCAGGTAAAACAAATTCAGAACCCACTAAGGTAGCAACAAGCTGACGGCGAGTCATATCGGTACGCATCATGTCGCGGAAAGAGTTCGCCTGATAACCTAACTGACGCAGAATAGCTTGGTAACGATCGTTATCGAAACGGCCGTCAGTTTGGAATGCAGGCTCTGTCATAATTGCCGCTTTAATCTGCTCATCAGATACGCGCAATCCTAACTCAGCCGCATTTTGGTCTAATAACGTCTCAGCCACTAAACGCTCTAAAACGCTTTGCTTAACGCTTTGCATGTAGTTATCATCAGCTGACAGTGTGGCAAACATATCGCCTAACTGTTGCTCTAAACGACTACGTTCATTTTGATATGCTTGCTCTAAAGCTGAGTTGCTGATCTCTTCACCATTTACGGTAGCAGCTGCAACCTCAGTTGAAGAACCCAAATAACTACTTACACCGGTAAATGCAAAAGAAAGTATCACAAGGACTAATATACTTTTAGCAATGACACCTTGTGAGCCTTCGCGAATCTTTTCTAACATCAGACTTCTCGCTTGTTGCGATTAATATAATAAAAAGGCGCATCACTGTTTGGATGCGCCTTTTTGTAATTTAAAGGAGGAGAAAATACCAAAATCTTCAAACTCCTGCTGGCGAAATTAAGGTGATACTTAATTTATGCCCTTTCTATTTGTAGAAAGCACTGTTAAAACAGTGCTTTCTTACAATAGCCTTACAAAGGCTGCATTGCTAACTTTTATTAGTTAACAGCGTCTTTTAGAGCTTTACCAGCTTTGAATGCTGGAATATTTGCTGCAGCGATTTTGATCTCTTTACCCGTTTGTGGGTTACGACCAGTACGCTCTGCACGTTGACGCACTTCGAAAGTACCGAAACCAACAAGAGCAATCTTATCGCCTTCTTTAAGGCCGTCAGTAACAGCGCCGATGAAAGAGTCTAATGCACGGCCAGCTGCCGCTTTAGAAATGTCAGCACCAGAAGCGATTTTCTCGATTAGTTCAGATTTGTTCATGTCATCCCCTTGAATGTAATTTGTGCGCCGCACCCAAATCCTTGTCTAGAGCGGTCTGCGGAGGCTTTTTATAACAAGCTTAGAACCAAAGTTCAAGCCTTATAGGAAAACCAAAGAAATAAATTAGGATACTACTCAAAACCAGTCACTCCAAGGGCTGGAGCGACTGACTCTCCACAGACTTAGGCTACCACAGCTTGATACTTAGGTAAGCCCCTTTTTACTGTTTTTTTAAAGCAATCCTACAATTTATTGCGTTAGTCCACGTTTTCTACTACTTCGAAGCCTTCAACTGGTCGCTCTAGCGCCAACTTAAGTACTTCATCGACCCATTTCACGGGATAAATCTTTAGATCGGCAATGACATTTTGTGGAATTTCTTCCAAATCACGTTCATTTTCCTTTGGAATTAGAACAACTTTCGTACCGCCACGATGTGCGGCCAATAGTTTTTCTTTCAATCCACCAATCGGTAATACTTCACCACGAAGGGTTATTTCACCTGTCATTGCCACGTCAGCACGAACAGGGTTGCCCGTTAGGCTAGATACTAGCGCAGTACACATAGCCGCACCTGCTGATGGACCATCTTTCGGTGTCGCGCCCTCTGGTACGTGGACGTGAATATCACGCTTCTCGTAAAAGTCGGGGTTAATACCCAATTGCTCTGCACGAGCACGCACAACCGTCATTGCCGCTTGAATCGATTCTTGCATCACATCGCCAAGTGAGCCGGTATACGTCAGCTTACCCTTACCAGGCACTGAGGTGGCTTCGATGGTAAGCAGATCGCCACCCACTTCGGTCCACGCCAAACCGGTAACTTGACCAATCTGGTTATTAGACTCAGCTTTACCGTAGTCACAGCGTTGTACGCCTAGGAATGACTTAAGGTTGTCTTGGTTAACTTCAACATGCTTAATACTCTTATCAAGCAGAATTTGTTTAACCACTTTACGACAGATTTTTGATAGCTCACGCTCAAGTGCACGTACGCCCGCTTCACGAGTGTAGTAACGAATAATACCGATAATGGCACTATCATCAACCGTCACTTCTTTGGCTTTTAAACCATTGCGCTCAATCTGCTTCGGCAGCAGATGCTGCTTTGCGATATTAAGCTTCTCATCTTCGGTGTAACCCGATAAACGGATCACTTCCATACGGTCTAATAGAGGACCTGGAATATTCATCGAGTTTGACGTTGCCACGAACATCACATCAGACAAGTCATAATCGACTTCCATGTAGTGATCGCTAAACGCTGAGTTTTGCTCAGGGTCTAACACCTCAAGCAGGGCTGAAGCCGGGTCGCCACGCATATCACTACTCATCTTGTCGATTTCATCGAGCAAGAACAGTGGGTTTTTAACGCCCACTTTAGACATTTTTTGAATGACTTTACCTGGCATAGAACCAATATAAGTACGACGGTGACCACGGATCTCCGCTTCATCACGCACGCCGCCTAACGCAACACGCACATACTTACGACCCGTTGCTTTTGCAATTGACTGACCCAGTGAGGTTTTACCCACACCTGGTGGTCCAACTAAACACAGAATCGGACCTTTAAGCTGTTTAACTCGGCTTTGTACCGCTAGATACTCTAAAATGCGTTCTTTGACTTTTTCAAGACCAAAGTGGTCGGTATCTAAGACATCTTGTGCTTTAGCTAAGTCACGCTTGATTTTCGAGCGCTTGTGCCAAGGCACTGACACCATCCATTCAACATAACTTCTCACCACGGTCGCTTCAGCGGACATAGGTGACATCATTTTTAGCTTATTTAACTCAGCAGAGGCTTTTTCTTTCGCCTCAGTAGGCATCTGCGCCTCTTCAATCTTTTTCGCTAAGCTTTCAAATTCATCGTGAGATTCGTCAATATCACCCAGCTCTTTTTGAATCGCTTTCATTTGCTCATTCAAATAGTACTCGCGCTGACTCTTCTCCATCTGCTTTTTAACACGGCTACGAATACGCTTCTCAACCTGAAGTAGGTCAATCTCCGATTCCATCATCGCCATCAAATATTCGATACGCTCGCTAACATTGACCATCTCAAGCACAGACTGTTTGTCTTCTAGCTTAAGTGGCATATGCGCGGCCATAGTGTCGGCAAGTCTTGCAGCTTCGTCAATACCCGATAGCGAGGTCAAGACCTCTGGTGGGATCTTCTTATTAAGCTTGATATAGCCTTCAAATTGTCCAACAGCAGAACGAACAAGGACTTCCTCTTCTTTCTCTGACAATGGCTCAGATTCAAGATAGTGGGCAGTAGCTTGGAAGATCTCTTCTTGCTCTGAATAGTTATCGATGCGAGCACGCTGTCCGCCTTCAACTAATACCTTTACCGTGCCATCTGGCAACTTAAGTAGCTGTAATATCGATGCGACTGTACCGACATCAAAAATATCATCACTTGTTGGGTCGTCTAACTCAGCATCACGCTGGGCGACTAAAATGATTTGTTTACCTTGCTCCATTGCTTTCTCTAAGCAACGAATTGATTTCTCTCGACCGACGAATAACGGAATTACCATGTGGGGATAAACCACCACATCTCTTAGTGGTAGTACGGGTAGTTCGATTCGCGCATCACGCTCTAGGGTCATAGCTCGATTCCGTTTTTTATGATTACTTATGAGTATATTGGGGTGATTAGATAGGATTCAATGCCGAAAAACAATTAATTAAATAAGTGTACAAAAAAGGAGCCAAATAGGCTCCTTTATAATTCACTCATGAGTGTAGACGAGATTTTATTCTGCCGATGCGGTTTGTGCTTCGCTATTAGCGTAGATCAAGATAGGACTTGACTCACCTTTAACCACAGACTCATCGATAACCACTTTAGCGACATCATCTGTCGATGGCAGATCATACATGATATCAAGTAGGATCCCTTCAACAATAGAACGAAGACCACGAGCCCCCGTCTTACGAGTTTGTGCTTTAAGAGCAATCGCCTTTAATGCATCGTCTCTAAACTCAAGCTCTACATTTTCCATCTCAAATAATGCGGCAAACTGTTTAGTAATCGCATTTTTTGGCTCAGACAGAATTTGAATCAAGGCTTCATCGTCAAGCTCTGACAGTGTCGCAAGTACAGGCAGACGACCGATAAATTCAGGAATAAGACCGAACTTAACTAAATCTTCAGGCTCAACTTGTAAAAGCGTATCAGAGATAGACTTCTTATCTGCTTCACCTTTTACTTCAGCACCAAAACCAATACCGGTACCAACATGAGCACGCTGCTCAATGACCTTTTCAAGGCCTGCGAATGCACCACCACAGATGAACAAGATCTTAGAAGTATCGACTTGTAAGAACTCTTGCTGTGGGTGCTTACGACCACCTTGTGGCGGTACAGCTGCAATAGTGCCTTCAATTAGCTTAAGCAGTGCTTGCTGCACACCCTCACCCGATACGTCACGAGTAATCGATGGATTATCAGACTTACGACTGATTTTATCAATCTCATCGATATACACGATACCGCGCTGGGCTTTTTCTACATCGTAGTCGCACTTTTGCAGTAGCTTTTGAATGATGTTCTCAACATCTTCACCTACGTAACCCGCCTCAGTTAGCGTGGTTGCATCGGCCATCGTAAATGGCACGTCAAGGACACGTGCAAGTGTTTCTGCTAGTAAGGTTTTACCACTACCCGTTGGGCCAATTAGCAAGATGTTACTCTTACCCAGTTCTACGCCATCTTTAGGGGTAGCATTTCTAAGGCGCTTGTAGTGGTTATACACTGCAACAGCAAGTACTTTTTTAGCTTTATCTTGACCAATTACATAATCATCCAAATGAGCTCTTAGCTCATGAGGGGTCGGCAACTTGTCTTGATCTTGCTTTGGTGAAATCTCTTTAATTTCTTCTCTAATGATGTCATTGCAGAGTTCAACACACTCATCGCAAACATATACAGAAGGCCCTGCAATGAGTTTTCTTACCTCATGCTGGCTCTTGCCACAAAAAGAGCAGTACAGCAGTTTTCCGCCGTCACCGTTACCTTTGTCTTCACCCATTACTTTACCTCTATTTGCAGTATTTTCACTGCCTAAATCTTTTCGTTACTTCTTATTTGAGCATAGCTCAGAGCGAAGTAAAAATCAGCTTCGTTTTGCTATCACTGAATCGACTAATCCGTATTCAGCGGCTTCTGTCGCGCTCATGAAGTTATCACGGTCTGTATCACGTTCGATCACTTCAAGAGGCTGGCCTGTGTGCTCTGCAAGCATAGTATTAAGTTTATTCTTAATACCCAAGATCTCTTGAGCATGAATAGCGATATCTGACGCTTGACCTTGGAAACCACCTAATGGCTGATGGATCATCACTCTTGAGTTTGGTAAGCAATGGCGTTTGCCTTCTGCACCGCCTGCCAATAAAAATGCGCCCATGCTCGCCGCTTGACCAATACACACGGTACTCACATTAGGCTTAATGAACTGCATAGTGTCATAAATTGCCATACCTGCAGTTACGCTGCCGCCTGGTGAGTTGATGTATAGGTAGATATCCTTATCTGGGCTCTCTGATTCCAAAAACAGTAACTGAGCAACGATAAGGTTAGCCATATGTTCTTCAACTTGGCCAACGAGAAAGATCACTCGCTCTTTTAACAGGCGAGAATAAATATCATATGAACGTTCACCTTTAGCCGTCTGTTCGACAACCATAGGAACGAGTGCGTTAAGTACTGATTCTGGCGCTTTGTGCATGATTAAACTTCCCTAAATAAAAATGGCCCGCATGAGGAACCTCATACGAGCCATTATAAATGGCTAATAGCCATTTAAGTCAAGCGATGGTTACGCGCGACCTGTAGCCTTGTTCATAAATTCTTCAAAGTTGACTGCTTTTTCAGTCAAAGTTGCAGTTTTTAACAAAGCTTCAACCGCTTGCTCTTCTAGAGCAACGTTGCGCATATTCTGCATAAGTTCTTCGTTACCATTGTAGTATGCTACAACTTCACTTGGATCTTCATATGCAGAAGCCATAGAAGCGATCAAAGCTTGAACACGTTCGTCTTCAGCTTTTAGCTCGTTTGCCTTGATCACTTCGCCAAGTAGTAGACCTACTTTAACGCGACGTGCAGCTTGCTCAGTGAATAGATCAGCTGGTAGCTCAGGCATGTTTGCAGCTTGGTCGCCGAAACGTTGCATAGCTTGCTTACGCAATACTTCAACTTCACCGTCGATTAGTGCTGCAGGCAATTCGATGTCGTTTTGCTCAACTAGACCATTAAGTACTTGCTCTTTAACATTCGCTTTAAGCGCTTGTTCAAGTTCACGGCTCATGTTCTTGCTGATTTCGCCGCGTAGTGCGTCGATGCCACCTTCAGTAATACCGAATAGTGTAGCAAACTCGTCGTTAACTTCTGGAAGGTTAGCCGCTTGAACTTCGTTCAGAGTAATAGCGAAAGTTGCTACTTTACCCTTCAAGTTTTCTGCGTGGTAATCTTCAGGGAAAGTCACTTCGATATTGAACTCTTCACCCGCTTTGTGACCTTCAACACCAGACTCGAAACCTGGGATCATACGGCCGCTGCCTAGTTGTAGTTCGAAATCGTCAGCTTTGCCGCCTTCAAACTCTTCACCGTCGATTGAGCCAACAAAGTTAATTTTAGCTTTGTCGCCTTCAGCCGCTGCGCGCTCAGCTACTTCAAAAGTAGCATGCTGGTTACGTAGCGTTTCAATCATAGAATCAACGTCAGCTTCTGTTACTTCAGCTGTAGGCTGCTCAACAGTGATTGACTCAAGACCTTTTAGCTCAACTTCTGGATAGATTTCAAAAGTAGCAACAAACTCAAAGTTTTCGCCTTCAGTTGAACCAGGAGTAAAAGTAGGTGCGCCAGCAGGGTTTAACTTCTCAGCAATGATTGCTTCAATGAAGTTACGCTGCATCACTTCACCAGTGATATCTTGACGAATTGCATTACCATAACGCTTATTAATAACGCTTACAGGTACTTTTCCTGGACGGAAACCTGGGATACGGGCACGCTTAGCTTCGCTTTTCAATGCTTCTTTAACAGTGTTCTCGATCTGCTCAGCAGGTACAGAAATTGTTAGGCGACGCTCTAAGCCTTGTGTGGTTTCAACAGAAACTTGCATTTTTTTACCTCGAAAAATATGTCTATCGTCCTTTGCAATAGTCGAAAAATCAACTATTCAGGTATTCGTTTCTTGATCCGTAAATTTCACCCAAATGCCCATAAATACTGAAGATCGGCACAGGTATCTTTTAGTTGATAATTATCAAGACGCGACATTATAGCTATGGAATGCGCCAGAGTCGAGCCTCAAAGCGTGATTTACAGGCGTAAAAAAAGCGACCTAGGGTCGCTTTTTTAACTTCTTTACAGAATGAGTGGGGTGACTGATGGGGTTCGAACCCACGACAACCGGAATCACAATCCGGGACTCTACCAACTGAGCTACAATCACCACAAAAATGGTACGCCCGGCAGGATTCGAACCTGCGGCCACCCGCTTAGAAGGCGGGTGCTCTATCCAACTGAGCTACGGGCGCTCGGTAATGAAAATAAATTCATTTCCTGAACTGGGCAACTAACGTTACACGTTAGTTTAAATGTGGTCGGTGATAGAGGATTCGAACCTCTGACCCTCTGGTCCCAAACCAGATGCGCTACCGGGCTGCGCTAATCACCGAAATTTGAAACCTATTGTAAAGTACGTTTTCACGCTGGGACACCCTTTACTGTTTCTGGCCCTCAAAGACAACAACTTGCTGCTCGTTGAGAACGGAGCGCATAGTAGCCCCATACCTAAAAGTCGTCAATGACTTTTTTAAAAAACACGACCAGATGGCTACTTTACACACTAAAGGGTGTCGCTTTAACCAATGCGGCTAAAATAACTACTGCACCTCGTTATTTACTGACTCATTGTTACATTACAGGAAGTTATTATCCGTATATTAGAATTGTTTGTTAGCAGTCTAAATCAATGACACCTTTGGTCTGTCCTGTTAAAATATCGTCGTTTTCCATTATCGCGCCGTATAAAGGACACCAACCCCAATGACAGCCCAAATCATCGATGGTAAAGCGATAGCCCAAACCATTCGAACACAGCTCAAAGATAAAGTAACCGCCCGTAAAGAGGCTGGTCAAAGAGCCCCAGGTTTAGCCGTAATTCTTGTTGGAGCAGATCCTGCATCACAAGTTTACGTCGGCAGCAAACGCAGAGCCTGTGAGGAAGTCGGTTTTATATCCCGCTCATATGATCTAGACAGCAGCACATCAGAAGAAGCCCTATTATCACTCATTGATGAGTGTAACGAAGATCCAAGCATAGACGGGATCTTGGTTCAACTACCGCTTCCAGAGCATATTGAAGAATCTAAAGTGATTGAGCGTATTCGCCCAGACAAAGACGTAGATGGCTTTCATCCCTATAACGTCGGCCGTCTTGCTCAGCGGATCCCAGTACTGCGTGCCTGTACGCCTATGGGGATTATGACTCTTATAAAGTCTACTGGTGTTGATACTTTCGGGTTAGATGCCGTTGTGATTGGCGCTTCAAATATTGTCGGTCGTCCCATGGCGCTTGAACTGTTACTAACGGGTTGCACCACCACAATCTGTCACCGCTTTACGCGCAATCTTGAAGATAAAGTGCGCCAAGCCGATCTACTGGTTGTTGCTGTGGGTAAGCCTGGCTTTATTCCTGGAGACTGGATCAAACCTGGCGCAATCGTTATCGACGTTGGCATTAACCGCTTAGAGGGCGGCCAGCTTGTGGGTGATGTACAGTTTGACGACGCAGCCCAGCATGCAAGCTTTATTACACCTGTACCAGGTGGTGTTGGCCCTATGACTATCGCAAGCCTGCTTGAAAACACCCTGTATGCCTGCGAGCAGTATCACGATTAATAGAAGGTTCTAGGTTTAACAGAAGGTGCTAGGAAAAGCAGGAAAGAGCCGAGACGGAAACACTGCTCAACCATACTCCCCCATCGTTCTGTCGATGGGGTGTGGTACAAATGTTCCAGACCTAGCTAGTGAAAAAGCGATACCACACCTTTCCATCCATGGGGTGTGGCATAAGTGTTCCAGACACAAAAAAGCCTGCATAAGCAGGCTTTTTTGTGTCTGGAACATAATGTCAGTATGACTTATTGCTAAGAATTACTTCTTACGCCAAGTGGTGCCTTCTGGACCATCTTCTAAAATCACACCCAAAGCATTTAAGCCATCGCGTGCAACGTCAGCGGCAGGCCAGTCTTTTTCAGCACGAGCACGGTTACGTTCAACGATTAAGGCTTCAATTTCAGCCACTTCATCGTCACTGCCTTCACCTTTAAAGAAGGTATCAACGTCTTGACCCAAAATACCTAGCACATCGGCGAGTTCTTTAAGCGCGACACCTAAAGCTGACGCTTTAGCCAT comes from the Shewanella halifaxensis HAW-EB4 genome and includes:
- a CDS encoding peptide ABC transporter ATP-binding protein, translating into MPLLDIRNLTIELDTPHGRVKALERVSLMINPGELHGLVGESGSGRTLLARAILGVPGHNWTITADRMMWDGQNLMDMSTKQRRNLMGSEIAVIFQDPTGSLDPAIQVGSQLIEAMPKDKQVSFWKRNKARKATAQKWLHKVGIKNAEEVMSSYAWELSAGECQKVMIAMAIANQPRLLIADEPTDSMELSTQAQIFRLLSKLNQLHNVSILLISHELETLSGWCDQLTVLYSGQVMESGPTSEVLEQPFHPYTKALLDNMPDYSGVLAHKSVMKTLPGSAPALQHLPIGCRLGPRCPQAQKRCVSKPSLCRKKDRYFACHFPYHSEPCNDDTTS
- a CDS encoding peptide ABC transporter ATP-binding protein, translating into MTTPLLKVNDLSKSYFAGYKRFKRQYNKALSPVSFELNQGETLAIVGEAGSGKSTIARILVGAEIRSGGEIFFEGEPLDKHDLKQRCRLIRMIFQDPNTSLNPRLTIGELLDEPLKFNTKLNSSERKAQVIDKLRKVGLLPEHVEFYPHMISEGQKQRVAVARALMLDPKIIIADEALTALDLSVRSQILNLLLELQQDMGLSYIFVSHNMNIIRHVSDKIMVLKKGVMVEKATTEQLFNAPKHEYTQRLIQEQSLFTRKK
- the fabV gene encoding enoyl-ACP reductase FabV, giving the protein MIIKPRIRGFICTTTHPVGCEANVLEQINFTKAKGKIANGPKKVLVIGSSSGYGLSSRITAAFGSDAATLGVFFEKPSTETKPGTAGWYNSAAFDKFAKAEGLYSKSINCDAFSHQAKQKAIELIKQDLGQVDMVVYSLASPVRKMPDTGELIRSSLKPIGETYTATAVDTNKDIIIEATVEPASEQEIADTVTVMGGEDWELWMQALSEAGVLTDNCKTVAYSYIGTELTWPIYWHGALGKAKMDLDRAAHALDAKLSATGGSANVAVLKSVVTQASSAIPVMPLYIAMVFKKMRAEGLHEGCIEQINRMFSERLFKADGTAADVDDSNRLRLDDWELREEIQQHCRDMWPLVTTENLAELTDYREYKEEFLKLFGFGIEGIDYEADVNPNVKFDVVSI
- a CDS encoding SurA N-terminal domain-containing protein, which encodes MLEKIREGSQGVIAKSILVLVILSFAFTGVSSYLGSSTEVAAATVNGEEISNSALEQAYQNERSRLEQQLGDMFATLSADDNYMQSVKQSVLERLVAETLLDQNAAELGLRVSDEQIKAAIMTEPAFQTDGRFDNDRYQAILRQLGYQANSFRDMMRTDMTRRQLVATLVGSEFVLPGEAKYLADLQGQTRDIDYKVIDATPFLADISVTDEQIKTYYDSNLDQFIRPEVVSLDYIELDAKDLAKDVKVTDADAQAYYDEHKANYTQAEKRLAAHILVQAGDDDAAAKAKAEAIYKQLQDGADFAELAKTESEDTFSGEQGGQLDWFEAGVMEPEFDTALFALNKGDYSNVVKTNFGYHIIKLLDIQAGAEAPFADVKEKIIAQLQEKQAVDKFYELQQVLADTSYEVPDTLVDAAKDLGVEVKTTVEFARTNPPELFSNPDLLKEAFSSNVLLDGMNSDVLEVEPNHVVVIRVNTHKAAGTMDLADVRNAIANRLKQEQANEAARKQAQELMTAVEASGVTSDFIVKDKLARFEQDVDGAIVNKAFSMAQPSDKASVDTVALANGYAVVVLKQVNAAEDVDASLLEALKQRLNSQYSENDYRAVIASLKAKGEVLYPVAE
- the hupB gene encoding nucleoid-associated protein HU-beta, translated to MNKSELIEKIASGADISKAAAGRALDSFIGAVTDGLKEGDKIALVGFGTFEVRQRAERTGRNPQTGKEIKIAAANIPAFKAGKALKDAVN